From Micromonospora sp. NBC_01699, a single genomic window includes:
- a CDS encoding dynamin family protein, translating to MTPIWLDVLDETSRLCAAHGRHDLVDSVRRKRVQLLDPGLRVLVVGEPKQGKSQLVNALINAPVCPVGDGRTTVVPTVVRHAPEPTAALVRAAAPAPGRPAVEAPAAAVRLPLPIEQVTARISTTVAAGSGGTHVEIGLPRGLLAGGLTLVDTPGAEGPDQARTTNAYAALARPDAVLLVTDSTRELSVAELNLLLHLAQSHPNVIVVQTKIDMVPDWRGVVDRNRQHLASAGVPAALIPVSAALRLAAAKTDDRVVNAESRFPDLIGRLLRDQNSKAEVLARSAVALLSRTTIEQLAAPLRAELTSATSGDNSAAMNRLRAAQREVDELRRCSTRWQNTLNDEMADLLSDIEYDLRDRTRKILRQVDEAFETADPQTGWEPFQEWLEENLVEAAEANFVWLAQRCDWIAGRVAAQFTRYGQDALPDWSVQVPADIAERLPVLEQPPIERFTPTQKVVTALRGSYGGVLMFGLATSLAGMPLINFVSLGAGALFGGKSIVDESKSLLKRRQAAVRVASARHVDDFFLRLNKDCRDTARRVQRMLRDHFAALTEDLQEAIVASLRTAKQSADADAAVRDQRHRQIEQEMRRLAALYEQVQQLASGRSAAGSAPLGSPR from the coding sequence ATGACGCCGATTTGGCTTGACGTACTCGACGAGACGAGCCGGCTGTGCGCGGCGCACGGTCGTCACGACCTGGTCGACTCGGTACGCCGCAAGCGGGTGCAGCTACTGGATCCGGGGCTGCGGGTCCTGGTCGTCGGCGAACCCAAACAGGGCAAGAGCCAGCTCGTCAACGCCCTGATCAACGCGCCGGTCTGTCCGGTGGGTGACGGCCGGACCACTGTGGTCCCGACAGTGGTCCGGCACGCACCGGAACCGACCGCCGCCCTGGTCCGGGCCGCCGCCCCGGCGCCCGGCCGCCCGGCCGTCGAGGCGCCCGCCGCCGCTGTTCGGCTGCCGCTGCCGATCGAGCAGGTCACCGCCCGGATCAGCACCACCGTCGCCGCCGGCTCCGGCGGCACCCACGTCGAGATCGGCCTGCCCCGTGGGCTGCTCGCCGGTGGACTCACCCTGGTTGACACCCCCGGTGCCGAGGGTCCGGACCAGGCCCGGACGACGAATGCGTACGCGGCGTTGGCCCGGCCGGACGCGGTGCTGCTGGTGACCGACTCGACCAGGGAACTCTCCGTCGCCGAACTGAACCTGCTGCTGCACCTGGCCCAGTCGCACCCGAACGTGATCGTGGTGCAGACGAAGATCGACATGGTGCCGGACTGGCGCGGGGTGGTCGACCGCAACCGGCAGCACCTGGCCAGCGCCGGAGTGCCGGCGGCGCTGATCCCGGTCTCCGCCGCGTTGCGCCTGGCGGCGGCGAAGACCGACGACCGGGTGGTCAACGCCGAGTCCCGGTTCCCGGACCTGATCGGCCGGCTGCTGCGCGACCAGAACAGCAAGGCCGAGGTGCTGGCCCGGTCGGCGGTGGCACTGCTGAGCCGGACCACCATCGAACAGCTCGCGGCGCCGCTGCGGGCCGAGCTGACCTCGGCCACCTCCGGTGACAACTCGGCCGCGATGAACCGGCTCCGGGCCGCCCAGCGCGAGGTGGACGAGCTGCGCCGGTGCTCCACCCGGTGGCAGAACACGCTCAACGACGAGATGGCCGACCTGCTCTCCGACATCGAGTACGACCTGCGCGACCGGACCCGCAAGATCCTGCGCCAGGTGGACGAGGCGTTCGAGACGGCCGACCCGCAGACCGGTTGGGAACCGTTCCAGGAGTGGCTGGAGGAGAACCTGGTCGAGGCGGCCGAGGCGAACTTCGTCTGGCTGGCCCAGCGCTGCGACTGGATCGCCGGCCGGGTCGCCGCCCAGTTCACCCGGTACGGCCAGGACGCGCTGCCGGACTGGTCGGTGCAGGTCCCGGCCGACATCGCCGAACGGCTGCCGGTGCTGGAACAGCCGCCGATCGAGCGGTTCACCCCGACCCAGAAGGTGGTGACCGCGCTGCGCGGCTCGTACGGCGGGGTGTTGATGTTCGGGCTGGCGACCAGCCTGGCCGGCATGCCGCTGATCAACTTCGTGTCGCTCGGTGCCGGCGCGCTGTTCGGCGGCAAGAGCATCGTGGACGAGAGCAAGTCGCTGCTCAAGCGGCGGCAGGCGGCCGTCCGGGTGGCCTCCGCGCGGCACGTGGACGACTTCTTCCTGCGGCTGAACAAGGACTGCCGGGACACCGCCCGACGGGTGCAGCGGATGCTGCGCGACCACTTCGCCGCGCTGACCGAGGACCTCCAGGAGGCGATCGTCGCGTCCCTGCGTACGGCGAAGCAGTCCGCCGACGCCGACGCGGCCGTACGCGACCAGCGGCACCGCCAGATCGAGCAGGAGATGCGCCGGCTGGCCGCCCTGTACGAGCAGGTGCAGCAGTTGGCGTCGGGGCGGAGCGCGGCAGGGTCGGCCCCGCTGGGCAGCCCCCGGTGA
- a CDS encoding SigE family RNA polymerase sigma factor → MVEFDDYVRLRGARLVQLARLLVSDRHLAEDLVQEVLGKAYVRWHRIAQHGDPDVYLRRMLVNANSSWWRRRSSGELATGTIVDRSDRVDIAHQAVERDATWRLVAELPTKQRAAVVLRFYEDLDDATIAEILQCSAVTVRTQTMRALATLRQRLGTPPALSSEGKQR, encoded by the coding sequence GTGGTCGAGTTCGACGACTACGTACGGCTGCGGGGAGCGCGACTGGTCCAGCTCGCGCGGCTGCTGGTGAGCGACCGGCACCTGGCCGAGGATCTCGTGCAGGAGGTGCTGGGAAAGGCGTACGTCCGCTGGCACCGGATCGCCCAGCACGGCGACCCCGACGTGTACCTGCGCCGGATGCTGGTCAACGCCAACTCGTCCTGGTGGCGGCGGCGGTCCTCCGGCGAGCTGGCGACCGGCACCATCGTGGACCGGTCCGACCGGGTCGACATCGCCCACCAGGCCGTCGAACGCGACGCCACCTGGCGACTGGTCGCCGAGTTGCCGACCAAACAGCGGGCGGCGGTGGTGCTCCGGTTCTACGAGGACCTCGACGACGCCACCATCGCCGAGATCCTCCAGTGCTCGGCAGTCACCGTCCGTACCCAGACGATGCGGGCCCTCGCGACACTCCGGCAGCGGCTGGGTACGCCGCCGGCCCTGAGCTCGGAGGGGAAGCAGCGATGA
- a CDS encoding glycine--tRNA ligase, translating to MLTMQDALARLTAYWSEQGCLALQPMNTEVGAGTLNPATFLRVLGPEPWRTVYVEPSVRPDDSRYGENPNRLQTHTQLQVILKPEPGNPQELYLGSLTALGIDVTAHDVRFVEDNWTSPALGAWGLGWEVWLDGLEITQFTYFQQAGGVNLDPPSVEITYGIERIIMALQNVRHFKDIAYAPGVSYGEVFGQSEYEMSRYYLDDADVAANRQLLELYATEAQRMIDAGLPVPAHTYVLKCSHAFNVLDSRGAVSTSERAAEFARMRRMAGEVARLWAAKRSSLGHPLGVVEPAQPAAVTTARPVSEAGGTGSRQLVFEIGTEEMPPAEARTAREQVRRELTERLAGTRLAHGTIRVLANPRRLVAVVDDVAAREEDHIRTVKGPKAGAAFGADGQPTPALLGFARSQKVEVGALERVEFNGVEHLAVLRPEAGRDATEVLGEVLAKVVTALRSAKNMRWNDPNLAFTRPVRWLLALWGDQVVPVAVSSLASDRQTRVHRNAPAPTIPVASAEAHLGILADAGIVVDPDERRRLIVAGAERLATEAGGRLDTDAERSLIDQILYLVEQPTPLLGRFDPDYLRLPEAILVNVMRKHQRYLPVRDAEGRLMPYFVAVANGAVDADLVRAGNEAVLRARYEDAAFFYRADLRVPLPEMRERIGRLTFTDKLGSMADRADRIAELSRVLAAALEIDPAEMATLHRAAALVKFDLGSQLVTEMTSLAGVMARDYALHAGESEAVARAVYESELPRSAGDALPASLSGALLSLADRLDLVAGLAATVGLPTGSSDPFAVRRAFLGLLAVHRAHPELAGLSLTEALAAAARRQPVPVDESVLAAAAEFLTRRLEQLLTEEGQPVDRVRATLPHADRPGLVDRLLGQIDALVKDEQFRALAEAIQRARRIVPAGTAAGYRPEALVEPAELRLHEVLTEVLDALPPAPDLERFNEVAGRITAPVNTFFDDVFVMTDDLDLRAARLGLLATVRDLGADLLDWDHLRM from the coding sequence ATGCTGACCATGCAAGATGCCCTGGCTCGCCTCACGGCGTACTGGTCGGAGCAGGGCTGCCTCGCGCTGCAACCGATGAACACCGAGGTCGGCGCCGGAACCCTCAACCCGGCGACCTTCCTGCGGGTGCTCGGCCCGGAGCCGTGGCGCACCGTCTACGTCGAGCCGTCGGTCCGTCCGGACGACTCCCGGTACGGCGAGAACCCGAACCGGCTCCAGACGCACACCCAGCTCCAGGTCATCCTGAAGCCGGAACCGGGCAACCCGCAGGAGCTCTACCTGGGCAGCCTGACCGCGCTCGGCATCGACGTGACCGCGCACGACGTCCGGTTCGTCGAGGACAACTGGACCTCACCGGCGCTCGGCGCCTGGGGGCTGGGCTGGGAGGTCTGGCTCGACGGGCTGGAGATCACCCAGTTCACGTACTTCCAGCAGGCCGGCGGGGTGAACCTCGACCCACCGTCGGTGGAGATCACGTACGGCATCGAGCGGATCATCATGGCGTTGCAGAACGTACGCCACTTCAAGGACATCGCGTACGCGCCCGGCGTCAGCTACGGCGAGGTCTTCGGCCAGTCCGAGTACGAGATGTCCCGCTACTACCTGGACGACGCCGACGTGGCGGCCAACCGCCAACTCCTGGAGCTGTACGCCACCGAGGCCCAGCGGATGATCGACGCCGGCCTGCCGGTGCCCGCGCACACGTACGTGCTGAAGTGCTCGCACGCGTTCAACGTGCTCGACTCGCGGGGCGCGGTCTCCACCTCGGAGCGGGCCGCCGAGTTCGCCCGGATGCGCCGGATGGCCGGCGAGGTGGCCCGCCTCTGGGCCGCGAAAAGAAGTTCGCTTGGTCACCCTCTGGGGGTGGTTGAGCCGGCCCAGCCGGCAGCGGTTACCACGGCCCGACCGGTCAGCGAGGCCGGTGGCACCGGCAGCCGGCAACTGGTCTTCGAGATCGGTACCGAGGAGATGCCGCCGGCCGAGGCGCGTACCGCCCGTGAGCAGGTGCGTCGGGAGCTGACCGAGCGGCTGGCCGGCACCCGGCTGGCGCACGGCACCATCCGGGTCCTGGCAAACCCGCGCCGGCTGGTCGCCGTCGTGGACGACGTCGCCGCCCGCGAAGAGGACCACATCCGTACGGTGAAGGGCCCCAAGGCCGGCGCCGCGTTCGGTGCCGACGGGCAGCCCACGCCCGCCCTGCTCGGCTTCGCCCGGTCGCAGAAGGTCGAGGTCGGGGCGCTGGAGCGGGTCGAGTTCAACGGCGTCGAACACCTCGCCGTGCTCCGCCCCGAGGCCGGTCGGGACGCCACCGAGGTGCTCGGCGAGGTGCTGGCCAAGGTGGTCACCGCGCTGCGGTCGGCGAAGAACATGCGCTGGAACGACCCGAACCTGGCCTTCACCCGCCCGGTCCGCTGGCTGCTCGCCCTCTGGGGCGACCAGGTGGTGCCGGTGGCGGTGTCGTCGCTGGCGTCAGACCGGCAGACCCGGGTGCACCGCAACGCGCCCGCGCCGACCATCCCGGTCGCCTCGGCAGAGGCCCACCTGGGCATCCTGGCCGACGCCGGCATAGTGGTCGACCCGGACGAGCGTCGCCGGCTGATCGTCGCCGGGGCCGAGCGGCTCGCCACCGAGGCCGGCGGCCGGCTCGACACCGACGCCGAACGCTCCCTGATCGACCAGATCCTCTACCTGGTGGAGCAGCCGACCCCGCTGCTCGGCCGGTTCGACCCGGACTATCTGCGGCTGCCGGAGGCGATCCTGGTCAACGTGATGCGCAAGCACCAGCGCTACCTGCCGGTCCGGGACGCCGAGGGCCGGCTGATGCCGTACTTCGTGGCGGTCGCGAACGGGGCGGTCGACGCCGACCTGGTCCGCGCCGGCAACGAGGCGGTGCTGCGCGCCCGGTACGAGGACGCCGCCTTCTTCTACCGCGCCGACCTGCGGGTTCCGCTGCCCGAGATGCGGGAGAGGATCGGTCGGCTGACCTTCACCGACAAGCTCGGTTCGATGGCCGACCGTGCCGACCGGATCGCCGAACTGTCCCGCGTACTGGCCGCCGCCCTGGAGATCGACCCGGCCGAGATGGCGACCCTGCACCGGGCCGCCGCGCTGGTGAAGTTCGACCTCGGCTCCCAGTTGGTCACCGAGATGACCAGCCTCGCCGGGGTGATGGCCCGCGACTACGCCCTGCACGCGGGGGAGTCGGAGGCGGTCGCCCGGGCGGTCTACGAGTCCGAACTGCCGCGCAGCGCCGGTGACGCGCTGCCGGCGTCGCTGTCCGGTGCCCTGTTGTCGCTGGCCGATCGGCTGGACCTGGTCGCCGGGCTCGCCGCCACGGTCGGGCTGCCGACCGGCAGCAGCGACCCGTTCGCCGTACGCCGGGCGTTCCTGGGTCTGCTGGCCGTGCACCGCGCCCACCCGGAACTGGCCGGTCTGAGCCTGACCGAGGCGCTCGCCGCGGCGGCCCGGCGGCAGCCGGTGCCGGTCGACGAGTCGGTGCTCGCCGCCGCCGCCGAGTTCCTGACCCGCCGGCTGGAGCAGCTGCTCACCGAGGAGGGCCAGCCGGTCGACCGGGTGCGGGCGACCCTACCGCACGCCGACCGGCCGGGACTGGTCGACCGCCTGCTCGGGCAGATCGACGCCCTGGTCAAGGACGAGCAGTTCCGGGCCCTGGCCGAGGCGATCCAGCGGGCCCGCCGGATCGTTCCCGCCGGCACCGCCGCCGGGTACCGCCCGGAGGCGTTGGTCGAGCCGGCCGAACTGCGCCTGCACGAGGTGCTGACCGAGGTGCTCGACGCCCTCCCACCCGCGCCGGACCTGGAGCGCTTCAACGAGGTGGCGGGCCGGATCACCGCGCCGGTGAACACGTTCTTCGACGACGTGTTCGTGATGACCGACGACCTCGACCTGCGGGCCGCCCGCCTCGGCCTGCTGGCGACCGTACGCGACCTCGGCGCCGACCTGCTCGACTGGGACCACCTACGGATGTAA
- a CDS encoding Hsp70 family protein gives MAYVLGIDIGGSHVTAAISRLWDNSWTQPEPSWLDTHSPTIAPVLHLAPNGALTPGDPTRTGTPRDTGRVARDFVARVGDPVPLLVGGEPWAAPALTAVLTGRVIEQVAAREGGHPEQVVLAHPAGWGGYRRGLVHAALWEIGLTNVTLLAEAVTAAESHVAAGFTGRTLAVLALHADGCTASVVGRARTGGFGVLDTTGEGEAYGGGELDLDEALREHVRTELGRQLGPRRLDDPRVRLALLGLPDECARARERLAITTETDVRLHLPDGAIRVPVSRAEFTELVRPAVRVAVDTLAAAVRGSGLPSDRLDGVLLVGGFARTPLVAELASARFPDLVTVGPDPDTDAAAGAAVAAGQIVLPTPRPEARPAGPRRAEPNPAEPAPARTTPAPSHHEPQWTYPEPLRGRQPLRDPVRAEPEPAPPPRPPIRITPLNLPKSRGTGLRGAGREPSAANRDPIDQRPGRSATRGHR, from the coding sequence ATGGCGTACGTCCTCGGGATCGACATCGGCGGGTCCCACGTCACCGCCGCCATCTCCCGGCTCTGGGACAACTCCTGGACCCAACCCGAGCCGAGCTGGCTCGACACCCACTCCCCCACCATCGCCCCGGTGCTGCACCTGGCCCCCAACGGCGCCCTCACCCCCGGTGACCCGACCCGCACCGGCACCCCCCGGGACACCGGCCGGGTCGCCCGGGACTTCGTCGCCCGCGTCGGCGACCCGGTCCCGCTGCTGGTCGGCGGCGAGCCCTGGGCCGCACCGGCGCTCACCGCCGTACTGACCGGGCGGGTGATCGAGCAGGTGGCGGCCCGCGAGGGCGGGCACCCCGAGCAGGTCGTGCTCGCCCACCCGGCCGGCTGGGGCGGGTACCGGCGGGGTCTGGTGCACGCCGCGCTCTGGGAGATCGGGCTGACCAACGTCACCCTGCTCGCCGAGGCGGTCACCGCCGCCGAGAGCCACGTCGCCGCCGGCTTCACCGGGCGCACGCTCGCCGTACTCGCGCTGCACGCCGACGGGTGCACCGCCAGCGTCGTCGGCCGGGCCCGGACCGGGGGCTTCGGCGTGCTCGACACGACCGGCGAGGGCGAGGCGTACGGCGGCGGCGAACTCGACCTCGACGAGGCGCTGCGCGAACACGTCCGGACCGAACTCGGCCGGCAACTCGGCCCCCGCCGGCTCGACGATCCACGGGTACGGCTCGCCCTGCTCGGACTGCCCGACGAATGCGCCCGCGCCCGCGAACGACTCGCCATCACCACCGAGACCGACGTACGCCTGCACCTGCCCGACGGGGCGATCCGGGTGCCGGTCAGCCGGGCCGAGTTCACCGAACTGGTCCGCCCCGCCGTCCGGGTCGCCGTCGACACCCTGGCCGCCGCCGTACGGGGAAGCGGGCTGCCGTCCGACCGGCTCGACGGCGTACTGCTGGTCGGCGGTTTTGCCCGGACGCCGCTGGTCGCCGAGCTGGCGTCGGCCCGCTTCCCCGACCTGGTCACCGTCGGCCCCGACCCGGACACCGACGCGGCGGCCGGTGCAGCCGTCGCCGCCGGCCAGATAGTGCTGCCCACCCCCCGGCCCGAAGCACGCCCGGCCGGACCCCGCCGAGCCGAGCCGAACCCGGCCGAACCGGCACCGGCCCGGACCACACCCGCCCCGAGCCACCACGAACCACAGTGGACATATCCCGAACCGCTCCGGGGCCGACAACCCCTCCGCGACCCGGTCCGGGCGGAACCCGAACCCGCGCCCCCACCCCGCCCACCGATCCGGATCACCCCGCTGAACCTGCCGAAATCCCGTGGTACGGGTCTGCGCGGCGCCGGACGCGAGCCGTCCGCCGCCAACCGCGACCCGATCGACCAGCGCCCGGGTCGCAGTGCCACGAGAGGACACCGTTGA
- a CDS encoding IniB N-terminal domain-containing protein, protein MDSTQNLHDFVLNLLTDVDARSAFELDPEATLADAGLGDLTPADVQDVIPFVVDTVPLQGITALAPVGDLGGLAGLDGGALGVVGQLNAVADQITSAGFGNSVDVNAGMLGAITVDPTGLGAAAAVIPGIGAAVSPAGLATDLSGVNDVANTLDLGVVGTSGVTGVVDTTQSVVNDPTGAVLDGTATDGLLGTADFAVNTVTGLTHITGLTDSLDVGGLTGGLTDGLTDGLNGVPVVGDVVDTHGVLGGVTSTVGGTLGSTGLTGDLGLGADAHATADTHAATGGLLGITDGLL, encoded by the coding sequence ATGGACTCCACCCAGAACCTGCACGACTTCGTACTGAACCTGCTCACCGACGTCGACGCCCGGTCGGCCTTCGAACTCGACCCCGAGGCCACCCTGGCCGACGCGGGGCTGGGCGACCTCACCCCGGCCGACGTGCAGGACGTCATCCCGTTCGTGGTGGACACCGTGCCGTTGCAGGGCATCACCGCGCTCGCCCCGGTCGGCGACCTCGGCGGCCTGGCCGGTCTCGACGGCGGCGCGCTCGGCGTGGTCGGGCAGCTGAACGCGGTCGCGGACCAGATCACCTCGGCCGGTTTCGGCAACAGCGTGGACGTCAACGCCGGCATGCTCGGCGCGATCACGGTCGACCCGACCGGCCTCGGTGCCGCCGCCGCGGTGATCCCCGGCATCGGCGCGGCGGTCAGCCCGGCGGGCCTGGCCACCGACCTGTCCGGGGTGAACGACGTGGCGAACACCCTCGACCTGGGCGTGGTCGGCACCTCCGGGGTGACCGGCGTGGTCGACACCACGCAGAGCGTGGTCAACGACCCGACCGGTGCGGTGCTCGACGGCACCGCCACCGACGGTCTGCTCGGCACCGCCGACTTCGCGGTGAACACGGTGACCGGCCTGACCCACATCACCGGCCTGACCGACTCGCTCGACGTCGGCGGCCTGACCGGTGGTCTCACCGACGGTCTGACCGACGGCCTGAACGGCGTCCCGGTGGTCGGCGACGTGGTCGACACCCACGGGGTGCTCGGCGGCGTGACCTCGACCGTCGGCGGCACCCTCGGCAGCACCGGCCTCACCGGCGACCTGGGCCTGGGCGCGGACGCGCACGCCACCGCCGACACCCACGCCGCCACCGGCGGACTGCTCGGTATCACCGACGGTCTGCTCTGA
- a CDS encoding CocE/NonD family hydrolase yields the protein MSIPGADEDVVLDAGVFVPTETSGPVPVVIMPAPLAPTGWESYPGMIRKFAQRGYLAVAYSQRGLAYSSGKIDVAGPGDWADGSAVIDWILANHPQANPDRIGFVGSSYGAGTSLLIAAHDERVRAVCAQSAWADLGRSLYENETRHLKAFEALVALFGEDRVSAEVAEIFDDFRANRNIERLLEFSAIRSPISYLERFNDRNLPIFLGTYWHETIFSVPAVVEFYQALTGPKSLLVQIGDHGGDEAIGFLGGISRPTATSYRWLDHHVVNAAEGGHPDQGVRAEYMHNLLSLIQKPDWESYVVPARRFYLGDPGPGAPVGELVPDGPRAGWSRSFTAGTDTVATVAPTLVTTGIQERLGRPIVYDTTAIPTDHAVVWASPPLVKRQRIVGTTRLRFTVTPSAESATLVVHLFDLNPGNGRALIITSAPFTFLNDGAGRTRTVDVQLQPAHYVIGAGHQLQLVIDSKDLLFGDATVDGSTVEISSPDGDESCLDIPIGDTELG from the coding sequence GTGAGCATTCCGGGAGCCGACGAGGATGTCGTGTTGGACGCCGGGGTGTTCGTACCGACGGAGACCTCGGGCCCGGTGCCGGTGGTGATTATGCCGGCGCCGCTCGCGCCAACGGGCTGGGAATCGTATCCGGGCATGATCAGGAAGTTCGCGCAGCGGGGTTACCTCGCGGTGGCCTACAGCCAGCGGGGGCTGGCCTACTCCTCGGGAAAGATCGACGTGGCCGGTCCCGGGGACTGGGCGGACGGGTCGGCCGTGATCGACTGGATCCTGGCGAACCATCCGCAGGCGAATCCGGACCGGATCGGCTTCGTCGGCTCCTCCTACGGTGCCGGCACGAGCCTGCTGATCGCCGCCCACGACGAGCGGGTCAGGGCGGTGTGCGCCCAGAGCGCCTGGGCCGACCTGGGACGCTCGCTGTACGAGAACGAGACCCGGCACCTCAAGGCGTTCGAGGCACTCGTCGCGCTGTTCGGCGAAGACCGGGTGTCCGCGGAGGTCGCCGAGATCTTCGACGACTTCCGCGCCAACCGGAACATCGAGCGGCTGCTGGAGTTCAGCGCGATCCGCTCCCCGATCAGCTACCTGGAGCGGTTCAACGACCGGAACCTGCCGATCTTCCTGGGCACGTACTGGCACGAGACGATCTTCTCGGTGCCGGCGGTGGTCGAGTTCTACCAGGCGTTGACCGGTCCCAAGAGCCTGCTCGTGCAGATCGGCGACCACGGCGGGGACGAGGCGATCGGCTTTCTCGGCGGCATCAGCCGCCCGACGGCGACCAGCTACCGGTGGCTGGACCACCATGTCGTCAACGCCGCCGAGGGCGGACACCCCGATCAGGGGGTACGCGCCGAGTACATGCACAACCTGCTCTCGCTGATCCAGAAGCCGGACTGGGAGTCGTACGTCGTACCGGCCCGACGGTTCTACCTCGGCGACCCCGGTCCCGGCGCCCCGGTGGGGGAGCTGGTGCCCGACGGGCCCCGGGCCGGTTGGAGCCGGAGTTTCACCGCGGGCACGGACACGGTGGCCACCGTGGCCCCGACCCTGGTGACAACCGGCATCCAGGAGCGGCTGGGCCGCCCGATCGTCTACGACACGACGGCCATACCGACCGACCACGCGGTGGTCTGGGCATCCCCGCCGCTGGTCAAGCGGCAGCGGATCGTCGGTACGACCCGCCTGCGGTTCACGGTGACGCCGTCGGCCGAATCCGCGACGCTCGTGGTGCACCTGTTCGACCTGAACCCGGGCAACGGGCGCGCGCTCATCATCACCAGTGCGCCGTTCACGTTCCTGAACGACGGCGCGGGTCGGACCAGAACGGTCGACGTGCAACTCCAACCCGCACACTATGTGATCGGAGCCGGCCACCAGCTGCAACTCGTCATCGATTCCAAGGATCTTCTGTTCGGTGACGCCACGGTTGACGGGAGCACTGTGGAGATCTCGTCGCCGGACGGCGACGAGTCCTGTCTCGACATTCCGATAGGCGATACCGAACTGGGTTGA